From the genome of Clostridium sp. BNL1100, one region includes:
- a CDS encoding radical SAM protein: MSEICSCCPRHCRVDRNNYKGFCGAPELPKVAKAFLHMWEEPCISGTNGSGTVFFSGCNLKCVFCQNYEISQEGYGKVITISRLQEIFMDLFEKGAHNINLVNPSHYTKAIKEAILPLKQQGRINIPIVYNTNGYDTPETLLDMKGIVDVYLPDFKYFSEKTAVKYAAASDYPQVCRNAIIEMHKQVGSPVLDSFGIIKKGLIIRHLILPGHVKESISILDWISENLPGDVYVSLMSQYTPYYNACNFPEINRPITRNEYDKVVNHLYKRGLEEGYVQERESSDTQYIPDFNLDGV; the protein is encoded by the coding sequence ATGAGTGAGATTTGCAGCTGCTGTCCGAGACATTGCAGAGTTGACAGAAATAATTATAAGGGTTTTTGCGGGGCGCCTGAACTGCCAAAGGTTGCTAAGGCTTTTTTGCATATGTGGGAAGAACCTTGTATCAGCGGTACCAATGGCTCTGGAACGGTTTTTTTTAGCGGCTGTAATTTAAAGTGTGTATTTTGTCAGAATTATGAAATAAGTCAGGAGGGTTATGGAAAGGTAATAACCATAAGCAGACTGCAGGAGATTTTCATGGATTTGTTTGAAAAAGGTGCACATAATATTAATCTTGTAAATCCATCACATTACACAAAAGCCATTAAAGAAGCGATTCTACCGTTAAAACAGCAGGGTAGGATTAATATTCCCATAGTCTATAATACAAATGGATATGATACACCAGAAACCTTACTGGATATGAAGGGGATAGTAGATGTGTATCTGCCTGATTTTAAGTACTTTTCAGAGAAAACAGCTGTAAAATATGCGGCAGCATCGGATTATCCTCAAGTTTGCAGGAACGCAATTATAGAAATGCATAAGCAGGTGGGTTCGCCAGTATTAGACTCGTTCGGAATTATAAAAAAAGGGCTCATCATCAGACATCTTATTTTGCCGGGACATGTTAAAGAGAGTATAAGTATTCTGGATTGGATATCCGAAAATCTACCCGGAGATGTTTATGTATCCCTTATGAGCCAGTATACCCCTTATTACAATGCCTGTAATTTCCCTGAAATAAACAGGCCTATTACAAGAAACGAATACGATAAGGTGGTTAACCACCTTTACAAACGTGGGCTGGAAGAGGGATATGTTCAGGAAAGGGAATCCTCAGACACACAGTATATTCCGGATTTTAATCTGGATGGGGTTTAA